The genomic interval CCAGGCCATGAACATCGAGCTGCTGATGATGCCGAACAGGAAGCCCGACGGGTCCTCGGCGGTGAAGTTCGCATCGCCCGAGATCACGTCGGGATCGAAGTGTGCGACCGTGGCGAAGTTCCGAGTCTCGGAGAAGTGCCGTGGGATGCAGACGTACGGCACAGTGGGTTGACGGCGCTCACCGAACAGGGCGGGCGTGTCGGCCAGCTTGTTCGTTGCGGCCCGACGTGAGGCGGAGCGGTAGTCCTTGGTCGCTTCGATTCGACTGTGCAGTGGAGCGGACCGACCGGGGTCCTTCGGGTCAAGGTTCTCCATCCATAGACACCAGCGCGGAGCGTCGTGAAGGAGCTCTCGCGCGCCTACGAAGCGCCTCAGGTACTTGTTCGCGATCGGGTCCTCCGCGACCTCACGGTGATCGTCCCTATCGACAAGAAGGTGCCCTCCGTCATTCGGCATCGAGCCGAACTGCACCGGAGGCACGACATCGCTCAATGTGGCCCTGCGGCTGTCAACGCTCACTCGCGGCGCATCCACCAGATACCCATTGATCGTGCGAGCCGCGATCTCCTCAGGGGCACCCTTGGGGCGGGCATACGTGATCAGCCTAGGGGCGGGCTTCGTCTCACGGTCGAATCCGACGATCACGCAGTGAACCGCCGCGGCACCAGGGGCCTCACTGGTCCACGCGAAGGTTCGGTGGGCGAATCGGATTCTCCAACCGGTGTCGAAGACCGGTCCGAACAGTGCCGATACAGGTTCCCCCTGGGTGATGGAGTTGGTCGAGACGAACCCGAATCGACCAGGGACATCTCCGTAGAAGTCGAGGGCTTTTCGGTACCAGCCGGTGACGTAGTCCAAGTGGCCGATGTCCTTGCGCTGCCAAACTTCGCGCAGCTCCTCAGCCTGGTCCGAGGTGCGCGTGTAGTGGCCCAAGAACGGAGGGTTCCCCATGATGATGGTGCGCTCCTCAGGCGGGAGCACGTCGGCCCAGTCGGTGCGCAGGGCGTTGCCTACGGTGATCTGTGCAGAGTCTTCGAGCGGGAGCATCGGGGCGGCGTAGCCGAGGGTGCGGCTCATGTCCTGGTTCGCCTGGTGCTCGACGAGGAACATGGCGGTACGCGCGATCGTTGCGGGCCACTCCTCGAGCTCGATGCCGTGGAACTGGGCGAGCTTCACGCGTACCAGGTCATCGGCGCCGAGCGCGAGCTGTACGCCTCTCTCGCGCTGATCGTTGCCCTGGATCCCCAGCTTGGAGAGCTTGTCTCCACGTTGCCGGTTCGCACCCTCATCCCTGAGCTCCTGGAGGCGCTGATGGATTCGCAGTTCCAGCGCGCGCAGTTCCCGGTAGGCGATGATCAGGAAGTTCCCGCAGCCGCAGGCCGGGTCCAGGAACGAGAGCGACCCCAGATGGTCCAGGAGCTTCTCCAGCTCGCCCTTGCGCGCGCGGGCCTTCGTGAAGCGCTCCTCGAGCTCGTCGAGGAACAGCGGGCGAATCACCTTCAGGATGTTCGTCTCGGTCGTGTAGTGCTCGCCCAGGCTCCGTCGGGCCTTCTTGTCCTTCACCGCCTGGAACAGTGATCCGAAGATCGCCGGCGAGATGCTCGACCAGTTGAAGTAGGCAGCCTGCAGCAGCAGCTCGCGGGAGGCGCGGTCGAAGTGGGGGATGTCGACGGCCTCTCCGAACACGGACCCGTTGACGTAGGGGAAGGCCATCAGGAGGTCATCGTCCCGGCCGTAGCGCTTCTCCTCGGGCCTGTTCAGGGCCTGGTAGAGCGTGGCGAGCTGCGATCCGAGATCGGACCCGTCTTCACTCGTGCGCTCTTCGATCCATCGGGAGAACAGGTCGCGTTCCCAGAGCCCGGAGTCGTCGGCGTACAGGCAGAACAGGGTGCGGATGAGGAAGATGCTCGCCTGGTGGTCGTCGTAGCCGGTCTTCTCGAGGTGCTCGTAGAGCTTCGCCATGAGCTGGGCAGCCTTGATCGATGCGGCTTCCTGCTGGACAGACCCGAACGAGGTGCGGCGGTATCCAGCGAGGAACATGAGGTCCTCAGCGTGGATTGGAAGATCGGCGAGGTCGAATTCGATGACGCCCTGCTCGTCGGGCTCTGCCAGAAGGTTGGTCAGACGGAAGCGGCGGAAGTCGCTGCACAGGATGTAGTCCGGCAGTGACTTGTCCGTGATCGAGTCCCGGTAGTCAAGCGCCTGCGCTTCAGCCTTCTCGAGGTCTTCGCCGGCCGACTTCATCTCGATGATGGCCGTGCCGGAGATCAGAGCGTCGATGTATCCGCGCTTGCCCGTTGATGCGCGCAGCGCCCGCTTCTCGTACGAAACCGCGGTGGACCTGGCGATTCCGAAGACCTCCAGCAGGTCGCGGATGAACGATTGGGCCTCGCCGCGCTCGTATCCCTCGGCGTCCTTCCACTGCGCAACGAAGGCGCCGGCGCGCGAGCGGATGTCGGACAGCACGAGAGGCTTCTGGCTCATGGGGGCATGATCCCAGGTCTCTGCCGACCACGGGGACCGAACGGCGTCTTGCTCAGGAGAGATCTTGCGACAGGGCGTCGAGTTCTGCCGAGGTCGCTGTCATGCGCAGAGGGCGCGCCGAGCGCACGTCGTCGGCTCCGATCTCGATCATCTGGATAGTTCTCAGGCGCTTGTAGTCCCTGGAGCCGTGTCGCCAGTCCACGGGATGCTCGGCGTCGACGACTGCGACGACTTCCCAGATCGTGTCTCCCGGCAGGATCACCTCGAGTTCTGCTGAGAGGTGGGACTGGGCCAGGTCGCAGAGCGCGTCTCCGACGTACAGGCCGTGCATCGGCGCGAGCTCGAGACGCAGCATGGTCTCCGGGGCGCCACTGTTCAGCCCTACCGGATCCCCAGTGGTCTTCCCCAGATTCCCCAGCCAGCCGGCGGCGAGGGTGGCCGAGCGCGCGTGGTCGTAGCGGACGACGTCCCCGGCCTCCAGCTGCATATGCCGGGCGAAAGACCATCGGTCCCTCTCTGCGGAGTAGATCGTCGTCATCCCGACGGGGTCGACGATCTGATGGAAGACGACCATCCCCTCGGGGACCTCGGTGTCCACCTGGGGGTGCGCGAAGATCTCCTTGATCGCTGCGCGAGCGTTGTCGTGCTTTGCAGCGTGGAGACCCTCCGCGTGATCGCCGAGCACCTGGGCGTTCTTCTGGTCCTGCAGGGAGAGCGTCGAGACGGCGTCTTCGTCCGTGCGTCGTCGTTCGGTGAGGGGACGGAACGGGGCAGGAGCGGGATTGCGGTCAGCGTGAAGCACGCGGGCGGCACGGTCGATGAAGCCGTCCATCCAGGTGACGTGCTCGAAGCCTGGCACCTGAGGCGCTCGATGAGTCGACTGGAGACCGATGTCGGGGTGCTCGTCGCGAATGCGCTGCAGTATCCAGCCATCCGGTGGGAGTCTCCATCCTTGGCTCGCACTTTCGGCTCGCCACGCGGCGACGGCGAGCTCGACGAGATTCACCGCCATGTGCGTGCGTATCCGCTCGAGCTCCCAGGAGGCCAGCTGAAGTACAAGGGTTCCGGGAGGGGACGCCTGGAGCGTCTCGAGCTTGCGGCGCCGTGGGGCACTGCGCTCCCACCAGGCGAGGACATCGTCGCTGTGAGGGTCCAGCGGGTCGTCGTGATTTCTCCCTGAGGCGAAGGCATGGCGGACGCAGGACGACTTGCCCTCGGGCAGTGGCTGAGAGCAGCGCTCGTTCAGGCACACACGCCCGTTCAACATGCGGCTGAAGCTCTTGATGCTCATCTGGACCTCACCTGACGCTGCCGATTCAGCCATGCTACGGAGGGGCACCGCGCCCCGGTGTTGCGGTGCGAGAGGCTCGCCCTATCCTGCGCGTGGCTACGATCGACCCACCGACGACGAGGGGATCCATCATGTGCGGACGGTTCGTGCTCGACTACGACGAGACGGGGCTCCTGCACGCCTACGTCGCGACCAAGGCCGACCGAGAGGGTCCGGACTGGTCGCCGGTCTACTCGATCGCCCCATCCACGCTCGTTCCCGTGGTGCGCGAGCACTACGACGACGAGGGCGAGCTGCAACGCACCCTGGAGCCGGCGCGCTGGGGCCTGCGACCCTCGTGGGCGAAGGAGAAAGGCCCGCGGCCGATCAACGCCCGCTACGAGACCGTGATGACCAACGGCATGTTCAAGGGCTCCTTCACCTCGCAGCGCATCGTCGTGCCCATGACCGGCTACTACGAGTGGGTCGAGCAGGAGGACGGCACGAAGCAGCCCTACTACGTCCACCCCGAGAAGGGCGGCCTGCTGAACGCCGCCGGCCTCGCGGCCGCTCGCAAGGACGGCGACGACTGGCAGGTCACCTTCACGATCATCACCCGCGAGGCGAAGGACGCCGCCGGCGACGTCCACGACCGCATGCCCGCCTACCTCCCGGACGAGAAGCTGGGGGAGTGGCTCGCTCCCGGCAAGCTCGACGACGACGAGAAGGCCGACCTGCACCAGGGCCTCGGCGAGGTCTCCGAAGAGATCGCGAAGACCCTCATGACCTACCCGGTCAGCAGAGAGGTCAACAACGCCCGGAAGATCGACCGTACAGACCCTGCGCTCATCGAGCCGCTGAGCGCGGAGTGACCCCCTTGCTGGGCCGGCCGCGCGGTCCCCGTCATGGGCGTGCGATCACCGCGGTCTTGACCCCGACGTCGTCGATCCAGTCCACCGTGCCGTCCACCGTGACCACCTGCCCCGACTCCTCCGGATCATCGGAGTCCCAACGGATGCGGTGGTTGTCCGGCGTGCGTCCGACGAGCCGCCACACGCCACCGTCCTCGCGGGCCTCCTCGACGCGCACGACCTGATTCTTCAGCCTCTTGCCCACGCGGCCGAGCGCCGATGGATCGAAGGGGGAGTCGGCCACCGGAATGCCGTCGGCGTCCCTCTCCACAGGCACCTCGAGCTTCGCTCGGATCACCTTCGTCTGGTCGACACCCCGGTACTGCTCGTGAGACTTCACGGTCCCGGTGAGCACGGTCGACGTGCCGATCTCCAGATCGACCAGATTGGTCGTGCGCCAGACGACCTCGTGCCCGTCCTCCGTGCGCATGGTGATGAGCTGGAACGGTTCATCACCATGGGGCCAGGCGTACTGCTGCTGCGTCCCCTCGTAGATGTTCGTGATGGTCACGGGGATGTCGCGGAGGCGGTCCTTCTCCTCTCCGATGAACCCGGCGGCAGCGGACTGGACGCGATCCTCCTGGGCCTGCTCCCTTGCGGCTTCGCGCTGCTTGCGCCCGTAGACAGCGACCGCCGAGGCGACAGTGCCCATCCCCTTCTCGCTGACGAACCCGTTGTCCAGCAGTGTCGTGAGGTTCCGGCCGTAGTCCGTGTCGGCGCCGACTTCACGGGCCGCTGCGATCACGTCGTCGACGGTGCCGTCCGCCATCAGCGACTGGGCCTGTGCGCGCAGCTCGTCCTTCTCCAGACGACTCTCCGGAGAGTCTCCCCGCCGGTACTCGAACATGCCGTCCAGGCTGTCGACCGTCGAGACGGTTCCCCATTCCACCGCGGTCCCCCTGCCGACGAACCTCTTGCCGTTGTCCGACGCGACCATCGAGCGGGCGATGAGTTCCCGGTTGTCCATGACACGCACGGGGGCGGGCTCGCTGCGCATGTCGTCATCGATCTCATCGGTGAGGTCCACGCCGAGAGCCCACAGGCCCTTCGGCTTCACACCGAGGAACGCCTGGACGCAGGTGGACCCGACCTGCAGCATCTCGCCGGTCTCCGGGTTGGACACGAGGAAGGTCTGGTTGCGTTCGCGGAACTGGCCGCAGTGGTCGCATCGGCCCGGTTCGGGGCGCCAGCCGCCGAAGTCTCGGCCGGCGCTGCGCAGCATGAAGGTGTCGGTGCCTGGTTCCCGGTCGAGGACGGCGCCGAACGTCCATCCCTCATGGCTGATCTCCGGCCTGTTCAGGACGAAGGTGGTGGTCCGCTCCTCGATCATCGTCCCGGGCATCTCGCCCTCGCGTGTCTCGCTGGCGGTAGGGGAGCGGCGCTTCACGGTGTCTGTGCGCTCGAAGGTGAACCGGTGGTCGATGCCTTCTCGTTCCAGGCGGCGGTTCGCCTTCTCGATGATGGCCTCTGCGCGCTCCGCGAATCTCGAGTCCATGCTGACGGTGCGCCGCCGCAGATCCTCGGCCGCGCGGTCGCGTGCCAGGGCGTCGTCGATGTCTCCGATGGACGGGCCAGGCTGCGCGATGTCGACAACGGCGTCCGTGCGGGCGATGGTCCCGAACTCGCCCTTGTTGCCGGCCTCGCCGGTGTCGCGCTTGCGGATCTTCGTCGTGCTCACGATGCCCTCCTTCGCAGATGTGCCAAGCGCATGAGCCTCACCGCTCGCGAGAGTGGCGCCCGAAGGACTCCTGAAGCTGCGCCTTCAGGTCTCGCACGCGGGCCTCTGCAGCTTCGATCTCGCGCACCG from Brachybacterium kimchii carries:
- a CDS encoding SOS response-associated peptidase, whose product is MCGRFVLDYDETGLLHAYVATKADREGPDWSPVYSIAPSTLVPVVREHYDDEGELQRTLEPARWGLRPSWAKEKGPRPINARYETVMTNGMFKGSFTSQRIVVPMTGYYEWVEQEDGTKQPYYVHPEKGGLLNAAGLAAARKDGDDWQVTFTIITREAKDAAGDVHDRMPAYLPDEKLGEWLAPGKLDDDEKADLHQGLGEVSEEIAKTLMTYPVSREVNNARKIDRTDPALIEPLSAE
- a CDS encoding DNA methyltransferase; this translates as MSQKPLVLSDIRSRAGAFVAQWKDAEGYERGEAQSFIRDLLEVFGIARSTAVSYEKRALRASTGKRGYIDALISGTAIIEMKSAGEDLEKAEAQALDYRDSITDKSLPDYILCSDFRRFRLTNLLAEPDEQGVIEFDLADLPIHAEDLMFLAGYRRTSFGSVQQEAASIKAAQLMAKLYEHLEKTGYDDHQASIFLIRTLFCLYADDSGLWERDLFSRWIEERTSEDGSDLGSQLATLYQALNRPEEKRYGRDDDLLMAFPYVNGSVFGEAVDIPHFDRASRELLLQAAYFNWSSISPAIFGSLFQAVKDKKARRSLGEHYTTETNILKVIRPLFLDELEERFTKARARKGELEKLLDHLGSLSFLDPACGCGNFLIIAYRELRALELRIHQRLQELRDEGANRQRGDKLSKLGIQGNDQRERGVQLALGADDLVRVKLAQFHGIELEEWPATIARTAMFLVEHQANQDMSRTLGYAAPMLPLEDSAQITVGNALRTDWADVLPPEERTIIMGNPPFLGHYTRTSDQAEELREVWQRKDIGHLDYVTGWYRKALDFYGDVPGRFGFVSTNSITQGEPVSALFGPVFDTGWRIRFAHRTFAWTSEAPGAAAVHCVIVGFDRETKPAPRLITYARPKGAPEEIAARTINGYLVDAPRVSVDSRRATLSDVVPPVQFGSMPNDGGHLLVDRDDHREVAEDPIANKYLRRFVGARELLHDAPRWCLWMENLDPKDPGRSAPLHSRIEATKDYRSASRRAATNKLADTPALFGERRQPTVPYVCIPRHFSETRNFATVAHFDPDVISGDANFTAEDPSGFLFGIISSSMFMAWQRATGGRIKSDLRFSATVVWNNLPLPEITDKLRDQVIAGGRAVLEARALHPERSLAEHYAPLAMDPALLKAHRVLDTAVDKAFGARRLCSSEQERQQILFERYADLTADEHP